A window from Chitinophaga filiformis encodes these proteins:
- a CDS encoding GMC oxidoreductase, with protein sequence MNLNMKAQEQNTYDAIVVGSGVSGGWAAKELTEKGLKVLMLDRGKKLEHVKDYETATKDPWEFPHRGRLTVDQRETHPKLSRDYPYSEHNEKYWINDSQSPYNEVKRFDWYRPDIVGGKSIMWGRQSYRWSDIDFEANLKDGIAIDWPIRYKDLAPWYDYVEKFAGISGQAEGLPQLPDGHFMPAMEMNCVEKDVKSKVEQAFQGRKITMGRVANITQPLPGRTQCQFRNLCSRGCPFGAYFSTQSSTLPAAMATGNLTLRPDSIVNSVIYDEKLGKATGVRVIDKHTKQMTEYYAKVIFVNGSTLGTTFVLLNSTSSRFPNGLGNDSGVLGKYLMDHHFRTGASGRAEGFDDKYFFGRRANGIYIPRYRNIGSDKRDYLRGFGYQGGASRGGWARGIAELGVGKDFKDMLSEPGSWSMGLGGFGECLPYEDNKVTLDTSVKDDWGQPVLKFDAEFKENEMKMRKDMMNDAAEMLEAAGLKDVKTYDAGSYPGMAIHEMGTARMGRDPKTSILNGWNQMHTVKNVFVTDGASMTSAACVNPSLTYMAMTARAVDYAVKEMKKGNI encoded by the coding sequence ATGAATCTGAATATGAAAGCTCAGGAGCAGAACACATATGATGCGATCGTAGTTGGCTCCGGCGTAAGCGGCGGATGGGCTGCCAAAGAGCTCACCGAGAAAGGCCTTAAAGTATTAATGCTGGACAGGGGAAAAAAATTAGAGCACGTTAAGGATTACGAAACTGCAACAAAAGATCCCTGGGAATTTCCACATCGCGGACGTCTTACCGTTGACCAGCGTGAAACACATCCTAAACTGAGCCGCGATTATCCTTACAGCGAGCATAACGAAAAATACTGGATCAACGACTCCCAGAGCCCATATAACGAAGTAAAACGTTTTGACTGGTACCGTCCTGACATCGTAGGTGGTAAATCCATCATGTGGGGCCGTCAGTCTTACCGTTGGAGCGATATAGATTTTGAAGCGAACCTGAAAGACGGTATTGCGATCGACTGGCCTATCCGTTATAAGGACCTGGCGCCCTGGTACGATTATGTAGAGAAATTTGCGGGTATCAGTGGTCAGGCGGAAGGCCTGCCGCAATTGCCGGATGGCCACTTCATGCCGGCCATGGAAATGAACTGCGTGGAGAAAGATGTGAAGTCGAAAGTAGAGCAGGCTTTCCAGGGCCGTAAGATCACCATGGGCCGTGTGGCTAACATCACACAGCCATTACCGGGCCGTACCCAGTGCCAGTTCCGTAACCTGTGCAGCAGGGGCTGTCCGTTCGGCGCTTACTTCAGCACACAGTCTTCCACCTTACCGGCGGCCATGGCTACCGGCAACCTGACGCTGAGACCAGACAGTATTGTAAATTCCGTGATCTACGACGAAAAACTGGGCAAGGCAACAGGCGTGCGTGTGATAGACAAGCATACCAAACAGATGACCGAATATTATGCGAAGGTCATCTTCGTGAACGGCTCTACTCTGGGCACCACCTTCGTATTGCTGAACTCAACCTCCAGCCGTTTCCCGAACGGTCTTGGTAACGATAGTGGCGTACTGGGTAAATACCTGATGGACCACCACTTCCGTACAGGCGCTTCCGGCCGTGCAGAAGGTTTTGACGATAAGTATTTCTTTGGTCGCCGCGCAAACGGGATCTACATACCCCGTTACCGTAACATCGGCAGCGATAAACGCGATTACCTGCGTGGTTTCGGTTACCAGGGCGGCGCCAGCCGTGGCGGTTGGGCACGTGGTATTGCTGAACTGGGCGTGGGTAAAGATTTCAAAGATATGCTGTCTGAACCAGGGTCCTGGAGCATGGGCCTCGGCGGTTTCGGAGAGTGTCTGCCATATGAAGACAATAAAGTAACACTGGATACATCCGTGAAAGATGACTGGGGACAACCGGTATTGAAATTCGATGCAGAATTCAAGGAGAACGAAATGAAGATGCGTAAGGACATGATGAATGATGCAGCGGAAATGCTGGAAGCCGCGGGCCTGAAAGATGTGAAGACATATGATGCGGGTTCATATCCCGGTATGGCGATCCATGAAATGGGTACAGCCCGTATGGGACGCGATCCTAAAACTTCCATCCTGAACGGCTGGAACCAGATGCATACTGTAAAGAACGTATTTGTGACCGACGGCGCCTCCATGACGTCTGCAGCCTGCGTGAACCCTTCACTGACCTATATGGCGATGACTGCCAGGGCGGTGGATTACGCGGTGAAAGAAATGAAGAAAGGAAATATTTAA
- a CDS encoding fatty acid desaturase family protein, with protein sequence MHNGFHNSLGTNRFLTWFTLFSNSVLMMASIHAVKFNHIRHHKYCLSEEDCEGKSAGMSWYGAIFYGPVHMFLIHKITLQIGNRKYVRNVLAELAAIAVFAFIVFYFKIPFLIYHIIIMIAGEFLMAFFAVWTVHHDTEEHPELARTQRGGWKNKITFSMFYHLEHHLFPAVPTIKLPELARRIDQVLPELEKKNTF encoded by the coding sequence GTGCATAACGGGTTTCATAATTCTCTCGGCACTAACAGATTCCTGACCTGGTTCACCCTGTTCTCAAACAGTGTACTGATGATGGCATCTATTCATGCAGTGAAGTTCAATCATATCAGGCATCATAAGTATTGTTTGTCTGAGGAGGATTGTGAAGGAAAATCGGCCGGTATGAGCTGGTACGGCGCTATCTTTTATGGCCCTGTACATATGTTCCTGATCCATAAGATAACACTACAGATCGGCAACAGGAAGTATGTAAGGAATGTACTGGCAGAACTGGCGGCTATTGCTGTTTTTGCGTTTATCGTGTTTTATTTTAAGATACCTTTTCTCATCTATCATATTATCATCATGATCGCTGGTGAATTCCTGATGGCCTTCTTTGCTGTCTGGACAGTGCATCATGATACGGAAGAGCATCCTGAACTCGCACGGACACAGCGGGGCGGCTGGAAGAATAAAATTACTTTCAGCATGTTCTATCACCTGGAACATCATCTGTTCCCTGCGGTGCCTACCATTAAACTGCCGGAATTAGCGAGGCGTATAGATCAGGTATTGCCGGAGCTGGAGAAGAAGAATACCTTCTGA
- the hppD gene encoding 4-hydroxyphenylpyruvate dioxygenase, with the protein MHTTSDVAVSAIPADVQDFLPLNGTDYVEFYVGNAKQAAHFYKTAFGFQSLAYAGPETGVRDRASYVLVQNKLRFVLTTPLNPDNDMARHITEHGDGVKVLALWVDDARSAFEETVKRGATPYLEPVTEKDEFGTVVRSGIRIYGDTVHLFIERKNYNGPFLPGYREWKTTYNPTDTGLLYVDHCVGNVGWHEMNTWVEFYEKVMGFRNLLSFDDKDISTEYSALMSKVMSNGNGRVKFPINEPAEGKKKSQIEEYLDFYRGPGVQHVAIATNNIIETVTELQNRGVEFLKVPGSYYDTLLDRVGHIDEDLLPLKQLGILVDRDDEGYLLQIFTKPVQDRPTVFFEIIQRKGAKSFGKGNFKALFESIEREQALRGNL; encoded by the coding sequence ATGCATACAACTTCAGATGTCGCCGTTTCGGCTATTCCTGCCGATGTACAGGATTTCCTCCCGTTAAATGGTACCGATTACGTTGAATTTTACGTGGGAAATGCGAAGCAGGCTGCCCATTTCTATAAGACAGCCTTTGGCTTCCAGTCGCTGGCATATGCCGGTCCGGAGACCGGTGTAAGAGACCGGGCTTCCTATGTGCTGGTACAGAATAAGCTGCGCTTTGTGCTGACCACGCCCCTGAACCCTGACAATGACATGGCCCGCCATATCACAGAACATGGGGATGGCGTGAAAGTCCTGGCCCTCTGGGTGGACGACGCCCGTTCCGCTTTTGAAGAGACGGTTAAAAGAGGGGCAACACCTTACCTGGAGCCGGTAACTGAGAAAGACGAGTTTGGTACCGTGGTACGCAGCGGTATCCGCATTTATGGCGATACCGTGCACCTGTTCATAGAACGTAAGAACTACAATGGCCCCTTCCTGCCAGGTTACAGGGAATGGAAAACAACCTACAATCCGACAGATACCGGGCTGCTGTATGTAGACCACTGCGTAGGTAATGTGGGTTGGCATGAGATGAATACCTGGGTGGAATTCTATGAGAAAGTGATGGGTTTCCGCAACCTGTTGTCGTTCGATGATAAGGACATCTCCACGGAATATTCCGCACTGATGAGCAAGGTAATGAGTAATGGCAACGGTCGTGTGAAATTCCCTATCAATGAGCCGGCAGAAGGCAAGAAGAAATCCCAGATAGAGGAATACCTGGATTTCTACCGTGGTCCGGGCGTACAGCATGTGGCCATCGCTACCAACAATATCATAGAGACCGTTACCGAGCTGCAGAACAGGGGCGTGGAATTCCTGAAAGTGCCCGGTTCTTACTATGACACTCTGCTGGACAGGGTAGGGCATATCGATGAGGATCTGCTGCCATTGAAGCAGCTGGGTATCCTGGTAGACAGGGATGATGAAGGCTACCTCTTGCAGATATTTACAAAGCCGGTTCAGGACCGTCCTACTGTTTTCTTTGAGATCATCCAGCGTAAAGGGGCTAAATCTTTCGGGAAAGGCAATTTCAAGGCGCTGTTTGAATCAATAGAAAGGGAACAGGCCCTGAGAGGGAACCTGTAA
- a CDS encoding gluconate 2-dehydrogenase subunit 3 family protein: MNRREAIRNVALLLGTAISASTLSALEGCNPKAPENYALKAQETKNILAEIAETIIPETSTPGAKAAKVDEFIVTMLNDCYKAEDQKIVLDGLKKIDEASEKQFKKPFVDLSAEQKTTVLTAIDKERVDYNKRDNKKEGDPTHYFQILKELTLTGYFTSEPGATKALRYVAVPGKYEGCIPYKKGDKAWAV, translated from the coding sequence ATGAATAGAAGAGAAGCCATCCGGAACGTTGCCCTTTTACTGGGTACCGCTATTTCCGCGTCCACGTTGTCAGCCCTGGAAGGCTGTAACCCGAAGGCACCTGAGAACTATGCGCTGAAAGCGCAGGAAACGAAGAATATCCTGGCAGAGATAGCGGAAACGATCATTCCGGAAACAAGCACACCGGGCGCTAAAGCCGCGAAAGTAGATGAGTTCATCGTCACGATGCTGAATGACTGTTATAAGGCGGAGGACCAGAAAATAGTATTGGATGGTTTGAAAAAGATCGATGAAGCGAGTGAAAAACAATTCAAGAAACCTTTTGTAGATCTGTCTGCAGAGCAAAAGACCACGGTGCTGACTGCAATCGATAAAGAACGTGTTGACTACAATAAAAGAGACAACAAGAAAGAAGGAGATCCTACACATTACTTCCAGATCCTGAAAGAACTGACCCTGACCGGTTATTTCACTTCAGAACCGGGTGCTACGAAAGCCCTGCGCTATGTAGCCGTGCCGGGTAAATATGAAGGCTGTATCCCTTACAAGAAAGGGGACAAGGCATGGGCTGTATAA
- a CDS encoding TetR/AcrR family transcriptional regulator — protein MRPKNLEKEEAIRTIALQIIAEEGLENLSMQKLAKAANISPRTIYIKYENKEDFLVKLFIDEVLGAYEKAILEKFKPEMEFAEGVKKLCTNAFRFFKNNPHAFALMKYGKSSPLLNKAFQEKDIKEGDFFAPIHRFLEMNAKAGVIRKLPQEAYRALLFSPILDLINEYFDYQQRHKQIITDKVFSDCCDAVIKGLLK, from the coding sequence ATGAGACCTAAAAACCTGGAAAAGGAAGAAGCGATCCGTACCATCGCCCTGCAGATCATTGCTGAAGAAGGACTGGAAAACCTCAGCATGCAGAAGCTGGCGAAAGCGGCCAACATATCGCCCCGTACTATTTATATCAAGTATGAGAACAAGGAAGACTTTCTCGTCAAACTGTTCATCGATGAAGTATTGGGGGCCTATGAAAAAGCCATACTGGAGAAATTTAAACCGGAAATGGAATTCGCGGAAGGCGTAAAAAAGCTATGCACCAATGCATTCCGCTTCTTTAAGAACAATCCGCATGCCTTTGCCCTGATGAAATACGGTAAGTCCTCTCCCCTGCTGAATAAAGCATTCCAGGAAAAAGACATAAAGGAAGGCGACTTCTTCGCTCCCATTCACCGGTTCCTTGAAATGAACGCAAAAGCGGGCGTTATCAGGAAACTGCCGCAGGAAGCTTACAGGGCGCTGTTATTCTCTCCCATATTAGATCTGATCAATGAATATTTCGACTATCAGCAAAGGCATAAACAGATCATTACAGATAAGGTATTTTCCGACTGCTGCGACGCTGTCATAAAAGGTCTGCTGAAATAA
- a CDS encoding murein L,D-transpeptidase family protein gives MKQVVLAVLMLMAIGKVQAQQQSFLDNQKMFPKVGYAYRDKEEQLKEEFKKKGLTYPAKYIFLRSFKLDSELEIWVKNSVADTFRLFKSYRVCTLSGKMGPKRKEGDRQVPEGFYYINDFNPNSNYHLSLGINYPNFADRILSDPKKPGGEIYIHGSCLTIGCIPLTDDFIEEVYILAVNAKNAGQDFIPVHVFPVKFGNARSMDYLTNFAMREKEKDKDTTTTAEKLWTDLKGAYEYFEAHHKLPVILVDEKGKYIM, from the coding sequence ATGAAGCAGGTCGTTTTAGCAGTTTTAATGCTGATGGCAATAGGCAAGGTGCAGGCCCAGCAGCAATCATTCCTGGACAACCAGAAAATGTTTCCGAAAGTAGGGTATGCCTACAGGGACAAAGAAGAGCAGTTAAAGGAGGAGTTTAAGAAGAAGGGGCTGACTTATCCGGCTAAATACATCTTCTTACGCTCTTTTAAGCTGGACAGTGAACTGGAGATCTGGGTAAAGAATAGTGTGGCAGACACATTCCGGTTATTTAAGTCATACCGTGTGTGTACGCTGTCGGGGAAAATGGGCCCTAAACGGAAGGAAGGGGACAGGCAGGTACCGGAAGGATTCTACTATATCAATGATTTCAACCCAAACAGCAATTACCACCTCTCATTGGGTATCAACTATCCCAACTTTGCAGACAGGATCCTGAGCGATCCTAAAAAGCCTGGTGGCGAGATCTACATCCATGGCAGCTGCCTGACCATAGGTTGTATCCCTTTAACAGACGATTTTATTGAAGAAGTATATATCCTGGCAGTGAACGCCAAGAATGCCGGACAGGACTTCATCCCGGTACACGTATTCCCCGTTAAGTTCGGAAATGCGCGCTCCATGGACTACCTGACCAATTTCGCCATGAGGGAGAAGGAGAAGGACAAAGACACCACTACCACAGCCGAAAAACTGTGGACCGACCTGAAAGGAGCATACGAATATTTCGAGGCCCACCACAAATTACCGGTGATACTGGTAGACGAAAAGGGCAAATACATCATGTAG
- a CDS encoding FAD-dependent oxidoreductase translates to MSILKNKKIAIVGGGPGGLTLARILQMKNASVTVYERDAGKDARAQGATLDLHYESGLRALREAGLMEAFKANYRPGADKLRVMDKHANIVMEDEDRERGAEEYFRPEIDRGPLKQLLLESLHPGTVVWNSHFASLARLDNGWQLRFRDGNTATADIVVAADGANSKIRPYITSIKPFYAGLTVVEGAVYNSAAVIPDIHRLLQNGKIFAMGDDKSLIISSKGDGSLVFYTGCKTDEHWSRDCGIDFSDKAQVLAWFKTTFTGWAPLWNELFENASSPFIPRPQYCMPLDQTWEPLPHLTMLGDAAHLMPPYAGEGVNMAMLDALELGQCLTNDAFPDTLAAITYYEQHMRERAAATAAMSLESTNVLHSPDAIPFMRQTVG, encoded by the coding sequence ATGAGTATCCTCAAAAACAAGAAAATTGCTATCGTCGGAGGTGGCCCGGGAGGCCTTACCCTCGCCAGGATCCTGCAAATGAAAAATGCCAGCGTAACCGTCTATGAAAGAGACGCCGGTAAAGATGCCAGAGCACAGGGCGCCACACTTGATCTTCACTATGAATCAGGATTAAGAGCATTACGTGAAGCAGGGCTCATGGAGGCATTCAAAGCCAACTACCGCCCGGGGGCAGACAAGCTGCGGGTGATGGACAAACACGCCAACATCGTCATGGAAGATGAAGACAGGGAACGCGGTGCAGAAGAATATTTCCGTCCCGAGATAGATCGCGGGCCGCTAAAGCAGCTCCTCCTGGAATCACTGCATCCCGGTACTGTTGTGTGGAACAGTCATTTTGCATCGCTCGCGCGACTGGATAATGGCTGGCAACTGAGGTTCCGTGATGGAAATACTGCCACTGCCGATATTGTGGTTGCTGCAGATGGCGCCAACTCAAAGATCCGTCCTTACATTACGTCCATCAAACCTTTCTATGCAGGGCTCACCGTGGTAGAAGGCGCTGTGTACAATTCCGCTGCGGTCATTCCTGACATACACCGTTTGCTTCAGAACGGGAAGATCTTTGCCATGGGCGATGATAAATCCTTAATTATAAGTTCCAAAGGAGATGGTAGCCTGGTATTTTATACCGGTTGTAAAACCGATGAACACTGGAGCCGGGATTGCGGGATCGATTTCTCTGATAAAGCGCAGGTCTTAGCCTGGTTCAAGACTACTTTCACAGGCTGGGCGCCGTTATGGAATGAACTGTTTGAAAATGCATCCTCACCATTTATTCCCCGTCCGCAGTATTGCATGCCATTAGATCAGACCTGGGAACCTTTACCCCACCTCACCATGCTGGGTGATGCAGCGCATCTCATGCCACCCTATGCAGGTGAAGGCGTCAACATGGCGATGCTGGATGCACTGGAACTGGGTCAATGTCTCACGAATGATGCATTTCCTGATACGCTTGCTGCTATTACATATTACGAACAGCACATGCGCGAAAGAGCAGCAGCAACAGCGGCTATGTCACTCGAATCGACAAACGTACTGCATTCACCCGATGCCATCCCTTTCATGAGGCAGACCGTCGGTTGA
- a CDS encoding GMC oxidoreductase, whose protein sequence is MHLNIRAEKENTYDAIVVGSGISGGWAAKELCEKGLKTLVLERGRNVEHIKDYTTAMKAPWEFQHRLNQTLEQKDNYPVQSQCYAFDEATQQFWVNDKENPYNQIKPFNWLRGYQVGGRSLMWGRQVYRWSDLDFEANAKDGFGVDWPIRYKDIEPWYDYVETYIGISGQAEGLPQLPDGKFLKAMEMNCLEKHVAGRIREQFKDRIMTIGRVAHVTEKHNDRGPCQFRNLCARGCPFTGYFSSNGVTLPAAAKTGNMTLRPDSVVLEVIYDEQKGKATGVKILDTHTMQTIEYYANIIFLNASTLGTASILLNSVSHRFPNGFGNDSEQVGHNLMDHHFGVGAGGEYDGFQDQYYSSGRRPNGIYIPRFRNVNAATKRNDYVRGFGYQGGADRGRGTSFDGIGAGFKESLTEAGTWTFGVGAWGEHLPYYENKVTLNKDKKDKYGLPTLDIDCSFKENELAMRKDMAESAKEMMEAAGLKNVGTYDSMPPPGHCIHEMGTARMGRDPKTSVLNGWNQVHAAKNVFITDGACMASSACQNPSITYMALTARACDYAVKELKKGNL, encoded by the coding sequence ATGCATCTCAACATTAGAGCGGAGAAAGAAAATACTTATGATGCTATAGTAGTCGGTTCGGGTATCAGCGGGGGATGGGCAGCAAAAGAGCTGTGTGAAAAAGGATTAAAAACACTTGTACTTGAACGTGGCCGTAACGTAGAACATATCAAGGATTACACCACCGCAATGAAGGCGCCCTGGGAGTTCCAGCACCGCCTTAACCAAACATTAGAACAGAAGGACAACTACCCTGTACAAAGCCAGTGCTACGCTTTTGACGAAGCAACGCAGCAGTTCTGGGTGAATGACAAAGAGAATCCATACAACCAGATAAAGCCTTTTAACTGGCTCCGTGGTTACCAGGTAGGCGGACGTTCCCTGATGTGGGGCCGCCAGGTATACCGATGGAGTGATCTTGATTTTGAAGCCAATGCAAAAGACGGTTTCGGCGTTGACTGGCCGATCCGTTATAAAGATATTGAGCCCTGGTACGATTATGTAGAAACTTACATAGGCATCAGCGGACAGGCAGAAGGTTTGCCACAGTTGCCCGACGGGAAATTCCTCAAGGCCATGGAAATGAACTGCCTGGAAAAACATGTAGCCGGCAGGATCAGGGAGCAGTTCAAAGACCGCATCATGACCATCGGTCGTGTGGCGCATGTGACAGAAAAACATAACGACAGAGGCCCATGCCAGTTCCGTAATCTTTGCGCCCGCGGATGCCCTTTTACGGGGTATTTCAGCAGTAATGGGGTAACACTGCCGGCAGCGGCTAAAACCGGTAATATGACCCTGCGGCCCGATTCTGTCGTGCTGGAAGTGATCTATGATGAACAGAAGGGCAAGGCTACCGGCGTTAAAATACTGGATACGCATACGATGCAGACGATAGAGTACTACGCAAATATCATCTTCCTCAATGCTTCCACACTGGGTACAGCATCTATCCTGCTGAATTCTGTTTCCCACCGCTTCCCTAACGGATTTGGCAATGACAGTGAGCAGGTAGGGCATAACCTCATGGACCACCATTTCGGTGTTGGCGCCGGTGGGGAATATGATGGCTTCCAGGATCAGTATTATAGTAGCGGGCGCAGACCCAATGGTATCTACATTCCCCGTTTCCGTAACGTGAACGCGGCTACCAAACGTAATGACTACGTGCGTGGCTTCGGTTACCAGGGAGGTGCAGACCGTGGCCGTGGTACTTCCTTTGATGGTATCGGGGCTGGTTTCAAGGAATCACTGACAGAGGCAGGCACCTGGACATTTGGTGTAGGCGCATGGGGCGAGCATCTGCCTTACTATGAGAATAAAGTAACGCTGAACAAGGATAAAAAAGATAAATACGGTTTGCCAACCCTGGACATAGACTGTTCTTTCAAAGAGAATGAACTGGCGATGAGAAAGGATATGGCGGAGAGTGCGAAAGAGATGATGGAAGCAGCAGGTCTGAAGAACGTAGGTACCTACGACAGTATGCCGCCTCCGGGACATTGCATCCATGAAATGGGAACTGCAAGAATGGGGCGCGATCCGAAGACTTCCGTGCTCAATGGCTGGAACCAGGTACATGCTGCAAAGAATGTGTTCATCACTGATGGCGCATGTATGGCTTCTTCCGCCTGCCAGAACCCGTCTATCACCTATATGGCGTTGACGGCAAGAGCCTGCGATTATGCAGTGAAGGAACTGAAGAAAGGTAACCTGTAA
- a CDS encoding TlpA family protein disulfide reductase, with protein sequence MNLRRFFSWSNFTTGIMVLFLVLVLVNPSVKAGVMQGLMKVGLFQPGMPEEKNAESEMAPDMSFVDGDGKTFTLSSLRGKVVFLNFWATWCPPCRAEMPSINALYERFREDKNVIFLTVDTDGNYKKANNFLKKQQYSLPLYVADSQIPGELLGRSIPTTVIINKKGQVAYRHVGAADYGNEKFMAYFEQYIRK encoded by the coding sequence ATGAATCTGAGACGTTTTTTCTCATGGTCGAATTTTACGACGGGCATCATGGTCCTTTTCCTGGTACTGGTATTGGTGAATCCTTCGGTGAAGGCGGGCGTGATGCAGGGACTGATGAAGGTGGGGCTGTTCCAGCCGGGAATGCCTGAAGAGAAAAACGCAGAAAGTGAGATGGCGCCCGATATGTCTTTTGTGGATGGTGATGGAAAAACGTTCACGTTGTCTTCCCTGAGAGGGAAGGTGGTATTCCTGAATTTCTGGGCTACCTGGTGCCCTCCCTGCCGTGCGGAGATGCCTTCTATCAACGCTTTATATGAAAGGTTCCGGGAAGATAAGAACGTGATCTTCCTGACGGTGGATACGGATGGTAACTATAAGAAAGCAAATAACTTCCTCAAAAAGCAACAATACAGCCTGCCATTGTATGTGGCCGACAGCCAGATACCAGGGGAATTGCTGGGCAGGTCTATACCAACAACGGTGATCATCAACAAAAAGGGACAGGTCGCTTACCGGCATGTAGGGGCGGCCGATTATGGCAATGAAAAGTTCATGGCTTATTTTGAGCAATACATCCGTAAATGA